The following are encoded together in the Luteolibacter rhizosphaerae genome:
- a CDS encoding RNA polymerase sigma factor, producing MGEISITPRTDGQADAWDGSWLLGRIARQDSEALAELYRMWGDRLFSMALNWVNDEGAAKEALQDCFLRIWKRAGDFDSDKSRGFTWCAMILRGLCLDHLRKKRRRAAVWQDWERMPALEIPSRGGVEDLFFRDTVSRVHSALEQLDETEAESIRMALFHPGTLQDHASRWGVPLGTAKIRVHRAMQKLRDALRKGGVVDEQD from the coding sequence ATGGGAGAGATCTCCATCACCCCGCGAACGGACGGTCAGGCGGATGCCTGGGACGGTTCGTGGCTGCTCGGCCGGATCGCCCGCCAGGACTCCGAGGCTCTGGCGGAGCTTTACCGCATGTGGGGCGACCGCCTCTTCAGCATGGCTTTGAATTGGGTGAACGACGAGGGCGCGGCGAAAGAAGCGCTGCAGGATTGCTTCCTGCGGATTTGGAAGCGGGCAGGGGATTTCGATTCGGACAAGAGCCGCGGCTTCACTTGGTGTGCGATGATCCTGCGCGGGCTCTGCCTCGACCATCTCCGGAAGAAGCGGCGTCGCGCTGCGGTCTGGCAGGACTGGGAGCGCATGCCGGCGCTGGAGATCCCATCGCGGGGCGGTGTGGAGGATCTGTTTTTCCGCGATACCGTTTCACGCGTGCACTCCGCGCTGGAGCAGCTCGACGAAACGGAGGCGGAGAGCATCCGGATGGCCTTGTTTCACCCCGGAACCTTGCAGGACCATGCCTCACGCTGGGGCGTACCGCTCGGCACGGCGAAGATCCGCGTGCACCGCGCGATGCAGAAGCTGCGCGACGCTTTACGGAAAGGAGGGGTGGTCGATGAGCAGGACTGA
- a CDS encoding GNAT family N-acetyltransferase, translating into MTQGIAIIPADESHIAAVWTIFQEVIAAGDAYVFEAGTTLDQFGAYWFAPQFHPQVALLDGEVVGSYVVKANQPGRGSHVANASYMTASAARGRGIAGMMCEHSLRYAKSLGFRAMQFNIVVATNTVAVRLWQKHGFRIIGTSPGAFRHEQLGYVDAHVMFRELDDIG; encoded by the coding sequence ATGACTCAAGGGATCGCCATCATACCCGCGGATGAATCCCACATCGCAGCGGTCTGGACGATCTTCCAAGAGGTGATCGCCGCCGGTGATGCCTACGTCTTCGAGGCTGGCACCACATTGGATCAATTTGGCGCTTACTGGTTCGCACCACAATTCCACCCACAGGTCGCCCTGTTAGATGGCGAGGTGGTCGGCAGCTACGTGGTGAAAGCAAACCAACCGGGCCGCGGCTCACATGTGGCGAATGCGAGCTACATGACCGCGTCCGCCGCGCGTGGCCGTGGCATCGCAGGAATGATGTGCGAACACTCGCTGCGCTACGCGAAGTCCCTCGGCTTCCGCGCGATGCAGTTCAATATCGTGGTTGCCACGAACACGGTCGCGGTGCGGCTCTGGCAGAAGCACGGCTTCCGCATCATCGGGACGTCCCCGGGCGCATTCCGCCACGAACAACTCGGCTACGTGGACGCGCATGTGATGTTCCGCGAGCTCGACGATATCGGCTGA
- a CDS encoding class I SAM-dependent rRNA methyltransferase, whose product MPTVRLKYFSYHPAIWPRMIGEVSRDAKAGSLVQVIDKEGKPFGSAFWNPKAGMPLRVFAHGAEVVGEDFFIGAIQRAAELRRNIMKLDETTEAYRAIHADADQLPGLVADKFGKVLSLEVTNLAAWQRLDAWIPALHEAFGTEKAHVRVDPDLGRIEGIPSLGHSLSETIRPLKIREHGVTFQIDPSGGHKTGFFCDQRDNRKKFGALAAGKSVLDLCCYTGGFSVSAALGGAEEVTAVDLDENAVELAKRNANLNQQRVKFTHADAFTWTRTMIENGRKWDLVIADPPKFIHGREDQLGHNKYHDLNKLALQLVKPGGLFVTCSCSGMLSADEFEKIVVSAAHRQDRRLQIFDRTGAGPDHPTLSNYPESRYLKLLWCRVI is encoded by the coding sequence GTGCCGACGGTCCGCCTCAAATACTTTAGCTACCACCCCGCGATCTGGCCCCGGATGATCGGGGAGGTTTCCCGCGACGCCAAGGCGGGTTCCTTGGTCCAAGTGATCGACAAGGAGGGCAAGCCCTTCGGCAGCGCTTTCTGGAATCCCAAGGCCGGCATGCCCTTGCGCGTCTTCGCCCACGGCGCCGAGGTGGTCGGCGAGGACTTCTTCATCGGAGCCATCCAGCGCGCCGCCGAGCTGCGCCGGAACATCATGAAGCTGGATGAGACCACGGAAGCCTACCGCGCCATCCATGCCGATGCCGACCAGCTTCCCGGCTTGGTCGCCGACAAGTTCGGCAAGGTGCTTTCACTGGAGGTCACCAACCTTGCCGCATGGCAGCGACTCGACGCTTGGATCCCCGCGCTGCACGAAGCCTTTGGCACCGAGAAGGCACACGTCCGGGTCGATCCCGATCTCGGCCGTATCGAGGGCATCCCCTCGCTCGGCCATTCGCTCTCCGAGACCATCCGCCCGCTGAAGATCCGCGAGCACGGTGTGACTTTCCAGATCGATCCCTCCGGTGGTCACAAGACCGGCTTCTTCTGCGACCAGCGTGACAACCGCAAGAAGTTCGGTGCCCTTGCCGCAGGCAAGAGCGTGCTCGACCTCTGCTGCTACACCGGCGGCTTCTCCGTGAGCGCCGCCTTGGGTGGAGCCGAGGAAGTCACCGCCGTGGACCTCGATGAGAACGCGGTCGAACTGGCCAAGCGCAATGCCAACCTGAACCAGCAGCGCGTCAAGTTCACCCACGCGGACGCCTTCACCTGGACCCGCACGATGATCGAAAACGGCCGCAAGTGGGATCTCGTCATCGCCGATCCCCCGAAGTTCATCCACGGCCGCGAGGACCAGCTGGGGCACAACAAGTATCACGACCTGAACAAGCTGGCCCTGCAGCTCGTGAAGCCCGGCGGACTCTTCGTCACCTGCTCCTGCTCCGGCATGCTCTCCGCGGATGAGTTCGAGAAGATCGTCGTCTCCGCCGCCCACCGTCAGGACCGTCGTCTGCAGATCTTCGATCGGACCGGTGCCGGCCCCGACCACCCCACCCTCTCGAACTACCCCGAGTCCCGCTACCTCAAGCTGCTCTGGTGCCGGGTGATCTGA
- a CDS encoding PEP-CTERM sorting domain-containing protein, with translation MTTSLSPLWRGLALLTCSLATSNAVVLFTDNFDATAPGSPNDQITNPGRQGGTLATVGYQQLNNVQIGNLTTLPPSPGSDLGDEFLAAFSGRAFVNHNFSSETLPLEISFRGLISSTSATGLDNWVSVTVGDVSGMPFVNGANVASILFRANGGTEVWNHGSNSVGGAGASVGYNAWTDYRIVLSDTAGTGSAFAGNGSRIDYYANGVLLGTANINQLTAQDGFIGFASDRIVGYDNLSIVTVPEPSAMLIALGGLGSLFLRRRRK, from the coding sequence ATGACCACCTCCCTCTCCCCACTGTGGCGCGGTCTCGCGCTCCTGACCTGTAGTCTCGCGACTTCGAATGCCGTGGTTCTCTTCACGGACAACTTCGACGCGACCGCTCCCGGCTCTCCCAACGACCAGATTACCAACCCGGGCCGCCAGGGTGGCACCTTGGCGACCGTGGGTTACCAGCAGCTCAACAACGTCCAGATCGGGAACCTCACGACGCTGCCGCCCAGCCCGGGAAGCGATCTCGGCGACGAGTTCCTCGCGGCCTTCAGCGGACGCGCCTTCGTGAATCACAACTTCTCCTCGGAGACCCTGCCGCTCGAGATCAGCTTCCGCGGATTGATCTCCAGTACCAGTGCGACCGGCTTGGACAACTGGGTCTCCGTGACGGTCGGGGATGTCTCAGGCATGCCCTTCGTTAACGGCGCCAATGTCGCCTCGATCCTTTTCCGCGCGAACGGCGGGACCGAGGTCTGGAACCACGGCTCGAACAGCGTGGGTGGCGCCGGAGCATCGGTCGGCTACAACGCGTGGACGGATTACCGGATCGTTCTCTCGGACACGGCGGGCACCGGCTCCGCATTCGCCGGCAATGGCAGCCGCATCGACTACTATGCCAACGGTGTTCTGCTGGGAACAGCGAACATCAACCAGCTCACCGCCCAAGACGGGTTCATCGGTTTCGCATCGGACCGGATCGTCGGTTACGACAATCTCTCGATCGTTACGGTCCCGGAGCCGTCGGCCATGCTGATTGCTCTCGGCGGCTTGGGCAGCCTGTTCCTGCGCCGTCGCCGGAAGTAA
- a CDS encoding DUF1552 domain-containing protein produces the protein MNDAALNRRRFLRGMGALLALPSLEAFMPRAMAASATGRAVATTASGAPLRMAFLYFPNGAIQSHWTAEGAGADFRLANTLEPLQALKHRVQVISGLEHLNADPGNDGAGDHARANGTFLTGVRVKKTAGSDIYAGISVDQIVAQNIGRGTRFASLEMSCDPHRKSGGCDSGYSCAYESNLAWRTPTSPLSPESNPRLIFERLFGSGNPGERGESLARRRAQQRSILDFVMEDAKAIQGQLTHRDKAKMDEYLTGIREIEQQIETAEGFKDIPDPAMVTPDGIPRAYDDYIKLMFQMTALAFETDATRVATMLLARDGSNRSFPEIQVAEGHHSLSHHREDKDMIDKVTRIDRFYADRFAEFLAQLESKQDVDGKSILHNSMIVYGCGNSDGNRHTHSNLPVVLAGNGGGALNPGRHITHKSTPMCNLYLNMLDSMGVPQMERFGDSTGRLGEV, from the coding sequence ATGAACGACGCCGCCTTGAACCGCCGCCGCTTCCTCCGCGGGATGGGAGCCCTGCTCGCCCTGCCCTCGCTCGAAGCCTTCATGCCGCGTGCCATGGCCGCCAGTGCCACCGGCCGTGCTGTCGCCACCACCGCCAGCGGCGCACCGCTGCGCATGGCCTTCCTCTACTTTCCGAACGGCGCGATCCAGAGCCACTGGACTGCGGAGGGTGCAGGAGCCGACTTCAGGCTCGCCAACACGTTGGAGCCCTTGCAGGCACTGAAGCACCGCGTGCAGGTCATCTCCGGGCTGGAGCATCTCAATGCCGACCCGGGCAATGACGGTGCGGGCGACCATGCCCGCGCCAACGGCACCTTCCTCACCGGCGTGCGAGTGAAGAAGACGGCGGGCAGCGACATCTACGCCGGGATCTCCGTCGATCAGATCGTGGCCCAGAACATTGGACGCGGCACCCGTTTCGCGTCGTTGGAGATGTCCTGCGATCCGCATCGCAAGTCGGGCGGCTGTGACTCCGGCTACTCCTGTGCCTACGAGTCGAACCTCGCCTGGCGCACGCCGACCTCGCCGCTCTCACCTGAATCAAATCCGCGTCTGATCTTCGAGCGTCTCTTCGGCTCCGGCAATCCGGGTGAACGCGGCGAGAGCCTCGCCCGCCGCCGTGCCCAGCAGCGCTCGATCCTCGACTTCGTGATGGAGGACGCGAAGGCGATCCAAGGCCAGCTCACTCATCGCGACAAGGCGAAGATGGACGAGTATCTCACCGGCATTCGTGAGATCGAGCAACAGATCGAAACGGCCGAGGGCTTCAAGGACATCCCGGACCCTGCCATGGTCACCCCCGACGGCATTCCGCGCGCCTATGACGACTACATCAAGCTGATGTTCCAGATGACCGCGCTGGCCTTCGAGACCGATGCCACCCGCGTCGCCACCATGCTGTTGGCCCGCGATGGCAGCAACCGCTCCTTCCCGGAGATCCAGGTCGCCGAAGGTCACCACTCCCTCTCGCACCATCGCGAGGACAAGGACATGATCGACAAGGTCACCCGCATCGACCGCTTTTACGCGGATCGCTTCGCGGAGTTCCTCGCCCAGCTTGAATCGAAGCAGGACGTGGATGGGAAATCGATTCTCCACAATTCGATGATCGTCTACGGCTGCGGCAACTCGGACGGCAACCGCCACACGCACTCGAATCTCCCGGTGGTCTTGGCGGGCAATGGCGGCGGTGCGCTCAATCCCGGACGTCACATCACCCACAAGTCGACGCCGATGTGCAACCTCTACCTGAATATGCTCGATAGCATGGGCGTGCCGCAGATGGAGCGCTTCGGCGATAGCACGGGCCGCCTCGGGGAAGTTTGA
- a CDS encoding DUF1592 domain-containing protein → MPVPSRSLLLRTASILCLCTGARADDHAAVYEDKILPILEDHCFNCHGEGEDKGKVSFDTYGSVEELMKQTTLWDHALRNLRSGMMPPAKKKRPTAEELATLEEWIKSGPLRLDPANPDPGRVTLRRLNREEYRNTVRELTGYDFRTDEEFPADDTGYGFDNIGDVLSTSPLLLEKYMQAAETIVDKGMPLENRVTPQRNYPAGMFRGEGQRGEGDWEYRLSLYEPADLTAQLEIKQAGTYRILLNATAHGSFSYDPGRANAAWYVNGAKQIEQEMKWSPAQKLESSLELKCEPGSYPLRLTLAPLVDKSEQPPDLGDGPPSVHLHLRGITLIGPLEPEFTVHPPNYEKFFTRDSVPQDASERDVYAREILQRFASKAFRRPVDEATVTKLSGFAKQTMEAPGGTFEKGIGRAISAILASPRFLFRIEDTLPVGTPSEHPLLDEYALASRLSYFLWSTMPDEELLRLAEKGELRKNLPQQVERLLKDRRSGEFVENFAGQWLQTRDVEGVSIDARVVLSRDSGTEKEMNERFQTFRRLNREIDEAEKAGDQGKVATLREEMKALRAKFRGRRIEFGGSLRTAMRREAEMYFEYLLREDRSVLELVDTDSTFLNGELASHYGIPGVEGGDMRLVKLPPDSPRGGVITMGSVLAVTSNPTRTSPVKRGLFILDNILGTPPPPAPPNIPSLEASEKGANGEELSLREALALHREQPLCSSCHNRMDPLGLALENFNAMGLWRDQERGQPLASPEGQLITGEKFADVRELKHLLVTSRRTDYYRCITEKLLTYALGRGPEPCDITTVDAIVEKLEASGGKFSTLITGIIESAPFQKRQRPST, encoded by the coding sequence ATGCCAGTGCCTTCCCGCTCTCTCCTCCTACGGACGGCCTCGATCCTGTGCCTCTGCACGGGGGCGAGGGCGGACGACCATGCCGCCGTCTACGAGGACAAGATCCTGCCGATCCTGGAGGACCATTGCTTCAACTGCCACGGCGAGGGCGAGGACAAGGGCAAGGTGAGCTTCGACACCTACGGCTCCGTGGAGGAGCTGATGAAGCAAACCACCCTGTGGGACCACGCGCTGCGGAACCTCCGTTCCGGCATGATGCCGCCTGCCAAGAAGAAGCGCCCCACCGCGGAGGAGCTCGCGACCCTTGAAGAATGGATCAAGAGCGGCCCGCTCCGCTTGGACCCGGCGAATCCCGACCCGGGCCGCGTCACCCTGCGCCGCCTGAATCGCGAGGAATATCGCAACACCGTCCGCGAACTGACCGGCTACGATTTCCGCACCGACGAGGAGTTCCCCGCCGACGACACCGGCTACGGCTTCGACAACATCGGCGACGTGCTTTCCACCTCCCCCCTCCTGCTGGAGAAATACATGCAGGCGGCGGAGACGATCGTGGACAAGGGCATGCCGCTGGAAAACCGGGTGACCCCGCAGCGGAACTATCCGGCAGGCATGTTCCGCGGCGAAGGCCAGCGCGGTGAAGGCGATTGGGAATACCGCCTGTCCCTCTACGAGCCGGCAGACCTCACGGCCCAACTCGAAATCAAGCAGGCGGGCACCTACCGCATCCTGCTTAATGCCACCGCCCACGGATCCTTCTCCTACGACCCCGGCCGTGCGAATGCCGCTTGGTATGTGAACGGAGCCAAGCAGATCGAGCAAGAGATGAAGTGGAGTCCGGCCCAGAAGCTGGAATCCAGCCTTGAACTCAAGTGTGAGCCCGGAAGCTATCCCTTGCGGCTCACGCTGGCTCCGCTGGTGGATAAGTCCGAGCAACCTCCGGACCTGGGAGATGGACCGCCAAGCGTGCACCTGCACTTGAGAGGCATCACCCTCATCGGCCCCTTGGAGCCGGAGTTCACCGTGCATCCGCCGAACTACGAGAAGTTCTTCACGCGGGACTCGGTGCCGCAGGATGCAAGCGAGCGCGATGTTTACGCCCGCGAGATCCTGCAGCGCTTCGCAAGCAAGGCCTTCCGGCGCCCGGTGGATGAGGCGACCGTGACCAAGCTCTCAGGCTTCGCCAAGCAAACGATGGAGGCTCCCGGCGGAACCTTCGAGAAGGGCATCGGCCGCGCGATCTCCGCGATCCTCGCTTCCCCGCGCTTCCTCTTCCGCATCGAGGACACCCTGCCCGTCGGGACTCCTTCCGAGCATCCCTTGCTGGATGAATATGCGCTGGCCTCGCGTCTCTCCTACTTCCTCTGGTCCACCATGCCGGATGAGGAGCTCTTGCGCCTCGCGGAGAAAGGCGAGCTGCGGAAGAACCTGCCGCAACAGGTCGAGCGTCTCCTGAAAGACCGCCGCTCCGGGGAGTTCGTGGAGAACTTCGCCGGCCAATGGCTTCAGACCCGCGATGTCGAGGGCGTGAGTATCGATGCCCGCGTCGTCCTCTCCCGCGATTCTGGCACGGAGAAGGAGATGAACGAGCGCTTCCAAACCTTCCGCCGTCTGAACCGCGAGATCGATGAAGCGGAGAAAGCGGGCGACCAAGGGAAGGTCGCCACCCTGCGCGAGGAGATGAAGGCGCTGCGCGCGAAGTTCCGCGGCCGCCGGATCGAGTTCGGCGGCTCCCTGCGCACCGCCATGCGTCGCGAGGCGGAAATGTATTTCGAATACCTGCTGCGGGAGGACCGCAGCGTCCTGGAGCTGGTCGATACCGACAGCACCTTCCTCAATGGCGAACTGGCCTCCCACTACGGCATCCCCGGCGTGGAGGGCGGCGACATGCGCCTGGTAAAGCTACCGCCGGACAGCCCGCGCGGCGGCGTTATTACGATGGGTTCCGTACTTGCGGTGACATCGAACCCCACCCGCACCTCACCGGTGAAGCGCGGCCTCTTCATTTTGGACAACATCCTCGGCACCCCGCCGCCGCCCGCACCGCCGAATATCCCCTCGCTGGAAGCCTCGGAGAAGGGCGCCAATGGTGAGGAACTCAGCCTCCGCGAAGCGCTCGCCCTGCACCGCGAACAACCGCTCTGTTCCTCCTGCCACAACCGCATGGACCCGCTCGGGCTCGCGCTGGAGAACTTTAATGCGATGGGGCTCTGGCGCGACCAGGAGCGCGGTCAACCGCTCGCCTCCCCGGAAGGCCAGCTCATCACCGGTGAGAAGTTCGCCGACGTCCGCGAGTTGAAACACCTGCTGGTCACCTCCCGCCGCACGGACTATTATCGCTGTATCACCGAGAAGCTTCTGACCTACGCCTTGGGCCGCGGTCCGGAGCCCTGCGACATCACCACCGTCGATGCCATCGTCGAAAAACTCGAGGCAAGCGGCGGCAAGTTTTCGACCCTGATCACGGGCATCATCGAGTCCGCCCCTTTCCAAAAACGCCAACGACCCTCGACATGA
- a CDS encoding ABC transporter permease, which produces MPASEPKFLPGNLITALFHPWTWRMAWRDSRSQRLRLAIFSLAIVSGIAALVAIHSLKASVENGIATQAKALLGSDVQITSRRAFTDEEYQRLQGMAASTSREISFPSMVKFPNGSARLLQIRGIEGAYPFYGKVETTPPEAWQQLQAEQGILVEQALLDQFQARPGDTVELGSIRLTILGVVNKPAPRSSRFSGFAPEAYVRLSDVMKTGLLGTNSMSSHAVHLELPPGSSAEAAKAKIRADFNNTPWRLETPEDRRENLGDALDNFQRFLGIIALASLVLGAIGVAGAVHAHVSRRVPTIAILRCLGCPRHLACAIYFAQAGALGLIGAIAGALLGIALQTGVLLAFQDQLPLEVSPSPEWKVVAQTTAAGFAVCCGFALLPLLKIRRISPAATLRSGATLEGRPLRAIPLYLLLGGLLVLLAFNNDSDWKRALALVGGLGVAFVVLALVAKLLILVTRKSVSPAWPYLLRQGISNLHRPRNQTLLFLLSLGLGTFLLVTILLTGSLINKRLDITQSAQSPNIYLVDVQPDQVQGVKDVLAQQSLPLLEAAPMVTMRIESVRGVPVRDAKGIPRWVSRREFRSTYRDYLNPTETLTAGEWHKSAPTDGSPVPLSLEEKIATDMGLSIGDEIVLDVQGASIPAKITSLRKVDWSRFNLNFFMVFPPGVLEDAPGFHVVTTKTANPSQSGELQRALVGPFANVTAIDLTLILETVQDILGKISAVVSVLAGFTVLAGVPILIGTLLNGRDLRLRESVLLRTLGASAKQVRAILTIEYTALGLLSALTGITLAVAANAGLAIYVFKADPWPDLGILMAAFGSTIGLSVIGGLLLSRGVCNHPPLEILRSGI; this is translated from the coding sequence ATGCCAGCCTCTGAGCCCAAGTTCCTGCCGGGCAATCTTATCACCGCCCTGTTCCACCCGTGGACCTGGCGGATGGCATGGCGCGACAGTCGCTCGCAGCGGCTCCGGCTCGCCATTTTCTCGCTCGCGATCGTTTCGGGCATCGCCGCGCTGGTCGCGATCCACTCGCTCAAGGCCAGCGTGGAAAACGGCATCGCCACGCAGGCCAAGGCCCTGCTCGGCTCGGATGTCCAGATCACCTCGCGCCGGGCCTTCACCGATGAGGAATACCAGCGGCTGCAAGGCATGGCCGCGAGCACCAGCCGGGAGATCAGCTTCCCCTCGATGGTGAAGTTCCCGAACGGCTCCGCGCGTCTGCTACAGATCCGGGGCATCGAAGGCGCCTATCCCTTCTACGGCAAGGTGGAAACCACACCTCCGGAGGCCTGGCAACAGCTCCAAGCCGAGCAGGGAATCCTGGTCGAGCAAGCGCTTCTCGACCAGTTCCAAGCCCGCCCCGGCGATACCGTCGAGCTGGGCAGCATCCGCCTGACGATCCTCGGCGTGGTCAACAAGCCCGCGCCCCGTTCCAGCCGCTTCAGCGGCTTCGCCCCGGAGGCCTATGTGCGGCTGTCCGATGTGATGAAGACCGGTCTGCTCGGCACGAACAGCATGAGCTCGCATGCCGTGCACCTCGAGCTCCCGCCGGGCAGTTCTGCCGAGGCGGCCAAGGCGAAGATCCGCGCGGATTTCAACAACACGCCTTGGCGGCTCGAAACACCGGAAGACCGCCGCGAGAATCTCGGCGATGCGCTCGATAACTTCCAGCGCTTCCTCGGCATCATCGCGCTCGCCTCGCTCGTGCTCGGTGCCATCGGCGTGGCCGGTGCCGTGCATGCCCACGTCAGCCGCCGTGTCCCGACCATCGCGATCCTGCGTTGCCTCGGCTGCCCGCGCCATCTTGCCTGCGCGATCTACTTTGCCCAAGCCGGGGCCTTGGGGCTGATCGGCGCGATCGCCGGAGCCCTGCTAGGTATCGCACTGCAGACCGGCGTGCTGCTCGCCTTCCAAGACCAGCTCCCGCTGGAGGTGAGCCCGAGCCCCGAGTGGAAGGTGGTCGCGCAGACCACCGCCGCGGGCTTTGCCGTCTGCTGCGGCTTCGCCTTGCTCCCCTTGCTGAAGATCCGCCGGATCTCCCCGGCGGCCACGCTGCGCAGCGGTGCGACGCTTGAAGGTCGCCCTCTGCGCGCGATTCCCCTCTACCTGCTCCTCGGCGGCCTGCTGGTGCTGCTCGCCTTCAACAATGACTCGGATTGGAAACGGGCCCTCGCCTTGGTCGGTGGCTTGGGCGTCGCCTTCGTGGTGCTCGCCTTGGTCGCCAAGCTGCTGATCCTCGTGACCCGCAAGTCGGTGAGCCCGGCATGGCCCTATCTCCTGCGGCAGGGCATCTCGAATCTCCATCGCCCGCGCAACCAGACCCTGCTCTTCCTGCTCTCGCTCGGGCTCGGCACCTTCCTCCTCGTCACGATCCTGCTCACCGGCAGCCTGATCAACAAGCGCCTCGATATCACCCAGTCCGCGCAGAGCCCGAACATCTATCTGGTCGATGTCCAACCGGACCAGGTGCAAGGCGTGAAGGATGTGCTGGCCCAGCAGAGCCTGCCGCTGCTCGAAGCCGCACCGATGGTCACCATGCGCATCGAATCCGTCCGCGGCGTGCCCGTTCGCGACGCGAAGGGCATTCCCCGCTGGGTGTCCCGGCGCGAGTTCCGCTCCACCTACCGCGACTACCTGAATCCCACCGAGACCCTGACCGCCGGGGAATGGCACAAGTCCGCCCCCACCGATGGCAGCCCTGTCCCGCTCTCGCTGGAGGAAAAGATCGCCACGGATATGGGGCTCTCGATCGGCGACGAGATCGTGCTCGATGTCCAGGGGGCCTCGATCCCAGCGAAGATCACCAGCCTGCGCAAGGTGGACTGGAGCCGCTTCAACCTGAACTTCTTCATGGTCTTCCCGCCGGGCGTGCTGGAGGACGCTCCGGGCTTCCATGTCGTCACCACCAAGACCGCCAATCCTTCCCAGTCCGGCGAGTTGCAGCGCGCCTTGGTCGGCCCCTTCGCGAACGTAACGGCCATCGACCTCACGTTGATCCTCGAAACGGTGCAGGACATCCTCGGCAAGATCTCCGCGGTGGTCTCCGTGCTGGCTGGCTTCACCGTATTGGCCGGCGTGCCGATCCTGATCGGCACCCTGCTGAATGGCCGCGACCTCCGCCTGCGGGAGAGCGTGCTGCTGCGAACGCTCGGTGCTTCCGCCAAGCAGGTCCGCGCCATCCTCACCATCGAATACACCGCGCTCGGCCTGCTCTCCGCGCTCACCGGCATCACCCTCGCCGTGGCTGCGAATGCCGGGCTCGCGATCTATGTCTTCAAGGCCGATCCGTGGCCTGACCTCGGGATTTTGATGGCCGCATTCGGAAGCACCATCGGTCTTTCCGTGATTGGTGGTCTCCTGCTCAGCCGTGGCGTCTGCAATCACCCTCCCTTGGAGATCCTCCGCAGCGGGATCTAA
- a CDS encoding ABC transporter ATP-binding protein: MSSFSPSSLNHEPDPVKRPILEVRNLKKIHRTHTHELTVLKDVNFALEEGDSCAIIGPSGSGKTTLLGLCAGLDDATSGSVLLNGTALETLSHDQRAALRNRLVGFVFQSFQLIPTLTAIENVLVPLELRGETGREKEAAELLAQVGLKDRLDHYPLQLSGGEQQRVALARAFIHRPKILFADEPTGNLDADTAGPIVEMLFRLNREAGTSLVLVTHDPALAAKAHRVVKMSGGSIISEEIHASL, translated from the coding sequence ATGTCATCCTTTTCGCCCTCCAGCCTGAATCACGAGCCCGACCCTGTCAAACGACCCATCCTTGAAGTGCGGAATCTGAAAAAGATTCACCGCACCCACACCCACGAGCTCACGGTGCTGAAGGACGTCAACTTCGCCCTCGAGGAGGGCGATAGCTGCGCGATCATCGGGCCTTCCGGCAGCGGCAAGACCACCCTGCTCGGCCTCTGCGCCGGGCTCGACGACGCCACCAGCGGCTCGGTTCTGCTCAATGGCACCGCCTTGGAGACCCTGAGCCACGACCAACGCGCGGCCCTGCGGAACCGCCTCGTCGGCTTCGTCTTCCAGAGCTTCCAACTCATCCCCACGCTCACCGCGATCGAGAACGTGCTCGTCCCCTTGGAGCTCCGCGGTGAAACGGGTCGCGAGAAAGAAGCGGCCGAACTCCTCGCCCAAGTCGGCCTTAAGGACCGGCTCGATCACTATCCGCTCCAACTCTCCGGCGGCGAGCAGCAGCGTGTGGCCCTGGCCCGCGCCTTCATCCACCGGCCCAAGATCCTCTTCGCCGACGAACCGACCGGCAACCTCGACGCGGACACCGCAGGGCCGATCGTAGAGATGCTCTTCCGCCTCAATCGCGAGGCCGGCACCTCCTTGGTATTGGTCACCCACGACCCCGCCCTCGCGGCGAAGGCGCACCGGGTGGTGAAGATGAGCGGCGGGAGCATCATTTCGGAGGAGATCCATGCCAGCCTCTGA